ATCCTGCTATTAAagggacaaaaatttgtcagcaTAACAATCTAAAtcttacaatatatatatgtataaataaattaatagtacattttgtattacaaatattattcttttgacaGGAATTTGCAAGCTGCTGTATGTGCGTATTATGACTTTGATCAACCAAGTTTAACCAATATAAGACTGCCTGTGATGTGTTTTGTAAAGGATGTGACTATTGGAGAAGGTGAAGCAGTACCTCCTAGTACAAAGTTCATTAAAACATGGAGAATTAGAAATATTGGTAAGGTCTTTTGAtggctgaaatataaaaaaagaagatgtggtaccgtatgattgccaatgagacaactctccacaagagaccaaaaagacacagaaattaacaactataggtcactacagcctttaacaatgagcaaagcccatttgCATAGTCCATtgtagtcagctttaaaaggccccgaaatgaaagtTCCCTAGACATTCCTTTTGAAgatagatatttaatttttatttgcacacatataaaaagtaacatgtatatttatatgtatagcAACAGGTTATGTATTAAATGTTGTATAAAAAAAGGAGGAGAAAAAAATGAAGAGAGCAATACCAATTACACATgacaaataaaaaagacaacaccatggctgaaacggaaaaaacaaaaaaagaccaaacaaaattctacaaattattacatagaaaactagagattAAGCAACATGACCCACTATAAAAACAAAGTATTAAACTCATGGGTTGAGGAATGTCTGCATTTCCTGCTCCTTGAGTGTAAATGgctttaaacatttaaatgtgaACATGAAATTTCGTTGAAAGATTACGTCTAATTGGATTGTTACAATATGGTTAGCCTAATGTCTAGCAAAGATTGTGTTCATTTCCCAAAATCAGAAGAGTGGAAATtgtaatatttgaatttttttcttaagtTCAACAAATTTATGAAACAACCCTGTAACATTTATCTCAATATCAGAAGCAGTGGTTGAACTTGTATCAGATTCCAATTAATCTTTAATTTTGAGTTAAAAGAAATTGAAGAAATCGCATctattaatttatttacaaatttaaatggtCAGGTAACCCACATATTATCATTAAAAAACAGTAATCACACACGAGTtacaatgtacaaaaaatgatgtATGGTTAGgaattgtttatacatgtagcttctgatttaaaaaaaacaccaaacgaCTAAAAGCAAATGAAATAGAGGTGAACTAATGCCTGAATTAAATGTATTAcatgaatattatttaaaaatgtcaatcacATACAAGTTAGATGTAAGAGTTGTTGATACgatctatatacatgtagcttctgattaaaaacaaaatacaactgAAAGCAAATGAAATAGAGATAAATTAAGCCTGTGTTGactgtattacatgtatattaaaggTGAAGATGCCTGGCCACCAGGTTGTAACTTAAGATACTGCTGTGGTGATAACCTCAGTAACACAGATCGTGCCATTGTAAATATGTTAGTACCAGGACAGGAGGCTGATGTTAGTGTTGAAATGGAAAGTCCTGCTGCCACTGGTGTTTTTCAAAGTCAATGGAGAATGTCTACTCCAACAGGCTTATTTTTTGGTGGTAAGGGTCAACAGTAAACATCAGACTTGATTCTATAGTTACGTACAATGTAATTGTTTGCAGCTTGCCAAACTGAATATTTTATTCTTATTGATAGGGGCGTCACTTCTTTATCacattctgtaaattcagaaatttatgCGAGGTtattattattgcgaaaaatgcgacagagatgttaacgcaataatttaaactcacattttaaaatattttatattaattaaattttttttaaaatcgttAAATTAAAAATCCCATttaagtcttaaatgacaaaatcgcaataataaatgcatgcaataattcctgaatttacagtatttagttttatatattatgaaattcctcaaaattattttgttgttgaaatatttACACCGAGTTGATCTGCACAAAaggttctgttattttttttactaagtaGGGTCTAGTCAGAAAGTGTGGTGATGTCCAAGGTATTTTTAGACGCCTGTCTTAGACAGCAAATATTATGGTACACTGTTTTCTGTCTGTCAATCTGTTGTCAaacactttggacaataactcaaaaaactCTTTCACCAATATTCATGCAACCAACTTACCTTGGGGAATAGATTATATCTATTGATTTACATGTAAGATCCacttagatttttataaattttagattgtACAATTCTAAATTgtgggattttattcataaaataagtCAGAATTTTGCCGTTTCCGGCtataactcaaaaatgttttgaacaattttcataaaactttggtACATTGTTTATGTTAACAGAAGTTTcttgttgattttttatttctgATTGACTCTTATATTTTTGAGTATTGCaacttattcataaaaaagagggctttccagtttttggacaataactcaaaaacactttgaaGTGTGAGTAGTTACCTTGACACTTTTGTAGCTTCTTTAACTATTAAGATGAGCTAAAAGGAGACTAGCGTATCATGCACTTATAGCGCAGTTCTTCATTTCTATTATACCTTAGAAAGTATGGCAAATGATTTTGATAAAAGTTAATTGCTATGGTCTGACAGTAAAATTGAACAGAAATCTTACCTACATGTAAACAATAATTTTTGTGATTTCTATTTAACATTGCTAACTTCTACCATTACTTGTACATTTCAGAAGTGATATGGGTGATAATAACTGTTGACGAAGGAGGACTTTTAGGTGTAACACAACAATTATCTAGTTTTGGAAAATCAGACTTTGTACATAGTAACATTCCACAAAATTTACCAAATCCTTTTGCTTCTCCTATAAAGTTAGACCTTACTACATCATCACCATTAATATCACCGAACTCATCTATAATAGCACAGCATGGTAGTCCATTGACGTCACAGCCTAGTCCTACAGTGCCAACTTCATCACCTGTTCCAGTTAGAGCATTATTTAATGTAAGTATCAGAATTAACATGCTCCCCTACTGAGTTCCAAGAAATAATTAGCAAGTTGAGTATTATTATACCCTAACTTAACAAAGTGGcagtatatacatatacaaatgtataatgcACCTCCTATAAATTATGACATTATGATTGGTTTATAGGTGTCCTATGGATCAATATGGGATTAGTAGAATTTATGTGGGGTTCATGCAAGAAAGTTGATGTAATTTATGAGATTTACCTTGAGTTGAATCagtacaaataacaaataaaaaataaatccagTATTATGCAGAATGGTAACAAGTATTGTTTTTAGtatgatatttatagattatctttgATCATCTCAAAAAGATTGATTTTCTGGCTTGAGCCGGTACGGGGAAAGTGaaaaaagcaatcgagttgagatgaccaatggtaatctgtttatcgctattttacctatgaagacgtgtcaatttcatgtcaatttcattgcaggggttaaaaaaaattgttatagcTCACTAGCCCAGGGCTAATTGGTAGCAGGATATTACTAGCCCTGTTTAAAAAACAACTAGTCCAACAAAACTGACCTACTAGCCCGAGTATGCCTTACAAATTCAGAGTTTGCTGCAATATACAATGAATTCTATAAACTTAACAAATTTTATCTGTTGAACAGTAGATAATTGCAAATTGGATACCCAAAACTCATGTCAGCAAAAAAATATCCCATTATCAGATATATTCAATTAATCGATAATTGAATATTCATTGGAAATACTGTTCCGAGATAGTACAAGTATTGACCACTGCTATGCATGGTTATATAAAAGGATTGGAGAAATTTTTATGAGATATGTACATTATCACGtttgtttaaaagaaatatcAACTGGTTATATGTAAATACTACATTGTACCAATgctcatatttgttttcagttttaaaattctatttataagaataaagcaaatatttatgtgaataaaTATCACCATCCATAGTTTGTGTCTTTTATAACTGTTTTATAAATGAAGTACAGTAATATCCATATTATCACAGGTAAGCTAATTGTGGGCTATAAATATACAACAAATTGAGAACAGTCTCTTAACTGAAATTGtatttgttatacattttatttctttaaaaatttaattcatttgaatatcaatGAAGATAATCATTATTGATGAGATATTATTGCATCAAGTTTAATTTTTCTGAAGACTGTTCTTCACAGTATGTAAACAAGAAACAAAATGGCGTCCATAACATGTGCACATGTTACAAATTTATATCTGACAAAATTCAGGTTTCTGCTGTCAAAAGGGATTCgcatttatattgcaataaattattcagaggTACAATCAGGTTACATTATATTTCTCTTGATGCATAATCAATGCACAATACCCCCTGTACTGACAAATCGATATTGAAAGTACgggttatttgttctattttaaaacttgtacaGAATCAGTTCAAATTCCGGGAATCCCGGATGACGTAGTCGAATCTGATTGGCTTAGATATAATAGT
Above is a window of Mytilus galloprovincialis chromosome 7, xbMytGall1.hap1.1, whole genome shotgun sequence DNA encoding:
- the LOC143083069 gene encoding protein ILRUN-like gives rise to the protein MDVDNELDGNLLRQFSSLGTTDKEVLISEFQKLLGPNQLSPEGCGFFLDMNNWNLQAAVCAYYDFDQPSLTNIRLPVMCFVKDVTIGEGEAVPPSTKFIKTWRIRNIGEDAWPPGCNLRYCCGDNLSNTDRAIVNMLVPGQEADVSVEMESPAATGVFQSQWRMSTPTGLFFGEVIWVIITVDEGGLLGVTQQLSSFGKSDFVHSNIPQNLPNPFASPIKLDLTTSSPLISPNSSIIAQHGSPLTSQPSPTVPTSSPVPVRALFNNFVESETHREDNKDSDMS